The following coding sequences are from one Ancylobacter sp. TS-1 window:
- a CDS encoding cold-shock protein, which produces MSTQTGTVKWFNDQKGYGFIQPDGAGKDVFVHISAVQRSGLQGLRDGEKVSFELQTDQRSGKTSAVNLRVG; this is translated from the coding sequence ATGTCTACCCAGACCGGCACCGTGAAGTGGTTCAACGACCAGAAGGGCTACGGCTTCATCCAGCCTGATGGCGCGGGCAAGGACGTGTTCGTCCATATCAGCGCGGTTCAGCGTTCGGGCCTGCAGGGCCTGCGTGACGGCGAGAAGGTGTCCTTCGAGCTGCAGACCGACCAGCGTTCGGGCAAGACCTCCGCGGTCAACCTCCGCGTCGGCTGA
- the aspS gene encoding aspartate--tRNA ligase: protein MHRYRTHTCGALRASDVGETARISGWCHRIRDHGGVLFVDLRDHYGLTQVVVDPDSPAFKLAETVRAEWVVRIDGRVRLRPAGTENPDLPTGQVEVYATEIEVLGASAELPLPVFGDVEYPEETRLRYRFLDLRREKLHKNIMTRGAIVDAMRAKMKGQGFFEFQTPILTASSPEGARDFLVPSRLHPGKFYALPQAPQQYKQLIMMSGFDRYFQIAPCFRDEDPRADRLPGEFYQLDLEMSFVEQDDVFAAVEPVITGVFEQFADGKPVTKNWPRIPYATSMQKYGTDKPDLRNPIEMQDVSEHFRGSGFKVFARMLEAEQNRVWAIPGKGGGSRAFCDRMNSWAQGEGQPGLGYIMWREGNEGAGPLANNIGPERTEAIRAQLGLEAGDAAFFVAGDPAKFVKFAGLARTRVGEELNLVDHDRFELAWIVDFPFYEWSEDEKKVDFSHNPFSMPQGGLEALNGQDPLTIKAFQYDIACNGYEIASGGIRNHRPEAMVKAFEIAGYDEATVQERFGGLYRAFQYGAPPHGGMAAGVDRIVMLLCGTTNLREISIFPMNQQAQDILMGAPNEASPKQLRELHIRTNLPEK from the coding sequence ATGCACCGCTATCGCACGCACACCTGCGGAGCCCTTCGCGCGAGCGATGTCGGCGAGACCGCCCGCATCTCGGGCTGGTGCCACCGCATCCGCGACCATGGTGGCGTGCTGTTCGTCGACCTGCGCGACCATTACGGCCTGACGCAGGTCGTGGTCGATCCCGACAGCCCGGCCTTCAAGCTGGCCGAGACCGTGCGCGCGGAATGGGTGGTCCGCATCGACGGGCGCGTGCGCCTGCGCCCGGCCGGCACCGAGAATCCCGACCTGCCGACCGGCCAGGTCGAGGTCTACGCCACCGAGATCGAGGTGCTGGGCGCCAGCGCCGAGCTGCCGCTCCCGGTCTTCGGCGATGTCGAGTATCCCGAGGAGACGCGGCTGCGCTACCGCTTCCTCGACCTGCGCCGCGAGAAGCTGCACAAGAACATCATGACGCGCGGCGCCATCGTCGACGCCATGCGCGCGAAGATGAAGGGGCAGGGCTTCTTCGAGTTCCAGACCCCGATCCTCACCGCCTCCTCGCCGGAAGGCGCGCGCGACTTCCTCGTGCCGAGCCGCCTGCATCCGGGCAAGTTCTACGCGTTGCCGCAGGCGCCGCAGCAGTACAAGCAGCTGATCATGATGAGCGGCTTCGACCGCTACTTCCAGATCGCCCCCTGCTTCCGCGACGAGGACCCGCGCGCCGACCGCCTGCCGGGCGAGTTCTACCAGCTCGACCTCGAGATGAGCTTCGTCGAGCAGGACGACGTGTTCGCCGCCGTCGAGCCGGTGATTACCGGCGTGTTCGAGCAGTTCGCCGACGGCAAGCCGGTGACGAAGAACTGGCCGCGCATTCCCTACGCCACTTCGATGCAGAAATACGGCACCGACAAGCCGGACCTGCGCAACCCCATCGAGATGCAGGACGTGTCCGAGCACTTCCGGGGCTCGGGCTTCAAGGTGTTCGCGCGCATGCTGGAAGCCGAGCAGAACCGTGTCTGGGCGATTCCCGGCAAGGGCGGCGGCTCGCGCGCCTTCTGCGACCGCATGAACTCGTGGGCGCAGGGCGAGGGCCAGCCGGGCCTCGGCTACATCATGTGGCGCGAAGGCAATGAGGGCGCCGGCCCGCTCGCCAACAATATCGGTCCCGAGCGCACCGAAGCCATCCGCGCGCAGCTCGGCCTTGAGGCGGGCGATGCGGCGTTCTTCGTCGCCGGCGACCCGGCGAAGTTCGTGAAGTTCGCCGGTCTCGCCCGCACCCGTGTCGGCGAGGAACTGAACCTCGTCGACCATGACCGCTTCGAGCTGGCCTGGATCGTCGACTTCCCGTTCTACGAGTGGAGCGAGGACGAGAAGAAGGTCGACTTCTCGCACAACCCCTTCTCCATGCCGCAGGGTGGGCTGGAGGCGCTGAACGGTCAGGACCCGCTGACCATCAAGGCGTTCCAGTACGACATCGCCTGCAATGGCTACGAGATCGCGTCGGGCGGCATCCGCAACCACCGCCCCGAGGCGATGGTGAAGGCGTTCGAGATCGCCGGCTATGACGAGGCGACGGTGCAGGAGCGCTTCGGCGGCCTCTACCGCGCCTTCCAGTACGGCGCCCCGCCGCATGGCGGCATGGCGGCCGGTGTCGACCGCATCGTGATGCTGCTGTGCGGCACCACGAACCTGCGCGAAATCTCGATCTTCCCGATGAACCAGCAGGCGCAGGACATCCTGATGGGCGCGCCCAACGAGGCGAGCCCGAAGCAGCTTCGCGAGCTGCACATCCGCACCAACCTGCCGGAGAAGTGA
- a CDS encoding cold-shock protein, whose product MADTGTVKWFNEQKGYGFIQPDNGGKDVFVHISAVQRSGLQGLRDGDKISFELQTDQRSGKTSAVDLRPL is encoded by the coding sequence ATGGCGGATACCGGCACGGTTAAGTGGTTCAACGAGCAGAAGGGCTACGGCTTCATTCAGCCCGACAATGGCGGCAAGGACGTCTTCGTCCACATCAGCGCGGTTCAGCGTTCTGGCCTGCAGGGCCTGCGTGACGGTGACAAGATCTCCTTCGAGCTGCAGACCGATCAGCGGTCTGGCAAGACATCGGCAGTCGATCTGCGTCCGCTCTGA
- a CDS encoding GNAT family N-acetyltransferase, whose translation MPLIPTLDTPRLILRAYRPDDFEAYARIWAEPEVTRFIGGQPLAREAAWVRFLRQIGLWHHLGFGFFALEERASGALVGEAGFHDMKRTLEPSIEGTMEAGWALRAAAQGQGLAEEAMRAALAWGDAHGRGTRFTCMIEPDHAASLHVAGKLGFTRFAEGLYGGRPMVLLERPRGGPGGGAEAGG comes from the coding sequence ATGCCCCTCATCCCCACCCTCGACACGCCCCGCCTGATCCTGCGCGCCTACCGGCCGGACGATTTCGAGGCCTATGCCCGGATATGGGCGGAGCCGGAGGTGACGCGCTTCATCGGCGGGCAGCCGCTGGCGCGCGAGGCGGCCTGGGTGCGCTTCCTGCGCCAGATCGGGCTCTGGCATCATCTCGGCTTCGGCTTCTTCGCCCTTGAGGAGCGCGCCAGCGGGGCGCTGGTCGGCGAGGCCGGCTTTCACGACATGAAGCGCACGCTCGAACCCTCCATCGAGGGCACGATGGAGGCCGGCTGGGCGCTGCGGGCGGCGGCACAGGGCCAGGGGCTGGCGGAGGAGGCAATGCGCGCGGCGCTCGCCTGGGGCGACGCGCATGGCCGGGGCACGCGCTTCACCTGCATGATCGAGCCCGACCATGCGGCCTCGCTCCACGTCGCCGGCAAGCTCGGCTTCACCCGCTTTGCGGAAGGCCTCTATGGCGGCCGGCCAATGGTGCTGCTGGAGCGCCCGCGCGGGGGTCCCGGAGGCGGCGCCGAGGCCGGTGGCTGA
- a CDS encoding NADP-dependent malic enzyme, with protein sequence MASYISDDLRSGAMIYHRLPRPGKLEIQATKPLANQRDLALAYTPGVAAVCEAIAADKSLAAELTTKQNLVAVVSNGTAVLGLGNIGPEASKPVMEGKAVLFKKFAGIDVFDIEINALEPDHVVTVVAALEPTFGGINLEDIKAPECFEIETRLRDMMNIPVFHDDQHGTAIIVVAAIVNALHIGDKKLSEVKIVTSGAGAAAIATLNLLLSMGARRENIWVTDIEGVVYEGREALMDPYKGVFAQKTDLRTLAEVIAGADIFIGLSAGGVLKPEMLKAMGERPLIMALANPTPEIMPDLARDARPDAMICTGRSDFPNQVNNVLCFPFIFRGALDAGATTINEEMKVAAVNAIAELARETPSDVVARAYGGETPVFGPNSLIPSPFDPRLILRIAPAVARAAMDSGVAKRPIADFEAYLEELDRFVFRSGLVMKPIFATAKQAPKRVIYAEGEDERILRAAQVVVEEGIARPILIGRPSVIETRLQRFGLSIRPGREFDLVNPEDDPRYRDYVQTYVERAGRRGVTPELARTLVRTTPTVIAALAVVRGDADTMLCGVEGRFIRHLRHIRTIIGLAPGVRDVAALSMLLTQKGAFFLCDTQVQLDPSAEDLAEMAQLAAAHVRRFGIEPKVALLSHSDFGSRDDGSAIKMRHTLELIQQRAPDLMVDGEMEGDSALVPEMRERVMPGGRLNGVANILVMPNLDAANIAYQMVKVFGDALPVGPILLGPSRPAHVLTPSVTARGVVNMTAIAVVEAQGV encoded by the coding sequence ATGGCCTCATATATCTCCGATGATCTGCGCTCAGGCGCGATGATCTATCACCGGCTGCCGCGGCCGGGTAAGCTCGAAATCCAGGCGACCAAGCCCCTGGCGAACCAGCGTGATCTCGCCCTGGCCTACACCCCCGGCGTCGCCGCCGTCTGCGAGGCCATCGCGGCCGACAAGTCGCTGGCGGCCGAGCTGACCACGAAGCAGAACCTCGTGGCGGTGGTCTCCAACGGCACCGCCGTGCTCGGCCTCGGCAATATCGGCCCGGAAGCCTCCAAGCCGGTGATGGAGGGCAAGGCGGTCCTCTTCAAGAAGTTCGCCGGCATCGACGTCTTCGACATCGAGATCAACGCGCTCGAACCCGACCATGTCGTGACCGTGGTGGCGGCGCTGGAGCCGACCTTTGGCGGCATCAACCTCGAGGATATCAAGGCGCCGGAGTGTTTCGAGATCGAGACCCGGCTGCGCGACATGATGAACATCCCGGTGTTCCATGACGACCAGCACGGCACGGCGATCATCGTCGTGGCGGCCATCGTCAACGCGCTGCATATCGGCGACAAGAAGCTGTCCGAGGTGAAGATCGTCACCTCCGGCGCGGGCGCGGCCGCCATCGCCACGCTCAACCTGCTGCTCTCCATGGGCGCCCGCCGCGAGAACATCTGGGTCACGGACATCGAGGGCGTGGTCTATGAGGGCCGCGAGGCGCTGATGGATCCCTATAAGGGCGTCTTCGCGCAGAAGACCGACTTGCGCACGCTGGCCGAGGTGATCGCCGGCGCCGACATCTTCATCGGCCTGTCCGCCGGCGGCGTGCTCAAGCCCGAAATGCTGAAGGCCATGGGCGAGCGCCCGCTGATCATGGCGCTGGCCAACCCGACGCCCGAGATCATGCCCGACCTCGCCCGCGACGCCCGCCCCGATGCGATGATCTGCACCGGCCGCTCGGACTTCCCGAACCAGGTCAACAACGTCCTGTGCTTCCCCTTCATCTTCCGCGGCGCGCTCGATGCCGGCGCGACCACGATCAACGAGGAGATGAAGGTCGCGGCGGTCAACGCCATCGCCGAGCTGGCGCGCGAGACTCCCTCCGACGTGGTGGCCCGCGCCTATGGCGGCGAGACGCCGGTGTTCGGACCGAACTCGCTCATTCCCTCGCCCTTCGACCCGCGCCTGATCCTGCGCATCGCCCCGGCGGTCGCCCGGGCGGCGATGGACTCGGGCGTCGCCAAGCGTCCGATCGCCGATTTCGAGGCCTATCTGGAGGAGCTGGACCGCTTCGTCTTCCGCTCCGGGCTGGTGATGAAGCCGATCTTCGCCACCGCCAAGCAGGCGCCCAAGCGCGTGATCTACGCCGAGGGCGAGGATGAGCGCATCCTGCGCGCGGCGCAGGTCGTGGTGGAGGAGGGCATCGCCCGCCCGATCCTGATCGGCCGCCCCTCGGTGATCGAGACGCGCCTGCAGCGCTTTGGCCTGTCGATCCGCCCCGGCCGCGAGTTCGATCTCGTGAACCCCGAGGACGATCCGCGCTACCGCGACTATGTGCAGACCTATGTCGAGCGCGCCGGCCGGCGTGGCGTCACGCCCGAACTCGCCCGCACGCTGGTGCGCACGACGCCGACCGTGATCGCCGCCCTGGCGGTGGTGCGCGGCGATGCCGACACCATGCTGTGCGGCGTCGAGGGCCGCTTCATCCGGCACCTGCGCCACATCCGCACCATCATCGGCCTGGCGCCGGGCGTGCGCGACGTGGCGGCGCTGTCCATGCTGCTGACCCAGAAGGGCGCCTTCTTCCTGTGCGACACCCAGGTCCAGCTCGACCCCTCGGCCGAGGATCTCGCCGAGATGGCCCAGCTCGCCGCCGCCCATGTGCGGCGCTTCGGCATCGAGCCGAAGGTGGCGCTGCTCTCGCACTCCGATTTCGGCAGCCGCGACGACGGCAGCGCGATCAAGATGCGCCACACGCTGGAGCTGATCCAGCAGCGCGCCCCCGACCTGATGGTCGACGGCGAGATGGAGGGCGACAGCGCGCTGGTGCCCGAGATGCGCGAGCGGGTGATGCCGGGCGGCCGGCTGAACGGGGTGGCCAACATCCTCGTCATGCCCAATCTCGACGCCGCCAACATCGCCTACCAGATGGTGAAGGTGTTCGGCGACGCGCTCCCGGTCGGGCCGATCCTGCTCGGGCCCTCGCGCCCGGCGCATGTGTTGACCCCCTCGGTGACGGCGCGCGGCGTGGTCAACATGACCGCCATCGCCGTCGTCGAGGCGCAGGGCGTCTGA
- a CDS encoding glycine zipper domain-containing protein: MNIRWTLAALAVAGLTLWAAPQVSAQSSAARGAVIGGVAGAAVGGAVTGTGRGAAVGAAVGAGTGAVIGANRSRARAHYFRRGNRCYLRQRNGRVVRVDRRRCWR, translated from the coding sequence ATGAACATCCGCTGGACCCTTGCCGCCCTTGCCGTCGCGGGGCTGACGCTGTGGGCCGCGCCGCAGGTTTCCGCGCAGAGCAGCGCGGCGCGCGGCGCCGTCATCGGCGGCGTGGCCGGCGCGGCGGTCGGCGGCGCGGTGACCGGCACCGGGCGTGGCGCGGCGGTCGGGGCGGCGGTCGGCGCCGGCACGGGCGCGGTCATCGGCGCCAACCGCAGCCGGGCGCGGGCCCATTATTTCCGGCGCGGCAATCGCTGCTATCTGCGCCAGCGCAATGGCCGCGTGGTGCGGGTCGACCGGCGCCGCTGCTGGCGCTGA
- a CDS encoding DUF992 domain-containing protein, whose protein sequence is MKNVAFALAAAVLAGSFVPAAAAERVDAGVLVCNAGASIGMLVESKQELTCTFTPADNSPVQKYSGTIKNIGLELGVTGGGVMTWGVLALTKSVAPGALAGPYAGVTGDVALGIGVGANVLVGSDQSVALNPVSVSGNVGASLALGVGGLHLRYVP, encoded by the coding sequence ATGAAGAACGTCGCCTTCGCCCTTGCCGCGGCCGTGCTGGCCGGCTCCTTCGTTCCGGCCGCCGCCGCCGAGCGCGTGGATGCCGGCGTGCTGGTCTGCAATGCCGGCGCCAGCATCGGCATGCTGGTCGAGTCGAAGCAGGAGCTGACCTGCACCTTCACCCCGGCCGACAACAGCCCGGTGCAGAAATATTCCGGCACCATCAAGAATATCGGCCTCGAACTCGGCGTGACCGGCGGCGGCGTGATGACCTGGGGCGTGCTGGCGCTCACCAAGTCGGTCGCGCCGGGCGCTCTGGCCGGCCCCTATGCCGGCGTCACCGGCGATGTCGCGCTCGGTATTGGCGTCGGTGCCAACGTGCTTGTGGGCTCCGACCAGTCCGTCGCGCTCAACCCGGTCTCGGTCTCGGGCAATGTCGGCGCCTCGCTGGCGCTCGGCGTCGGCGGCCTGCACCTGCGCTACGTGCCGTGA
- a CDS encoding GFA family protein yields MSDHTGNENHADDDGAPDAAVPKLSGGCHCGAVHYNVSLDLTRTIACNCSICTSKGLILAFAPTSAFELESGEARLREYRFNRHLISHMFCADCGVQTFSKATAPDGTPTIAVNVRTLRDVDPAALSPMTYDGRSS; encoded by the coding sequence ATGTCCGACCATACGGGGAACGAGAACCACGCGGATGACGACGGCGCACCGGATGCGGCCGTGCCGAAGCTCTCGGGGGGCTGCCATTGCGGCGCCGTCCATTACAATGTCAGCCTCGACCTGACGCGCACCATCGCCTGCAACTGCTCGATCTGCACCAGCAAGGGGCTGATCCTCGCCTTCGCGCCGACCTCCGCTTTCGAGCTGGAATCCGGCGAGGCCAGGCTGCGCGAATACCGCTTCAACCGCCACCTCATCAGCCATATGTTCTGCGCCGATTGCGGCGTTCAGACCTTCTCCAAGGCGACGGCGCCCGACGGCACGCCGACGATCGCGGTGAACGTGCGCACGCTCCGCGACGTCGATCCGGCCGCGCTGTCGCCCATGACCTATGACGGGCGCTCGAGCTGA
- a CDS encoding glycine zipper domain-containing protein: MLARLSLVALVAAGAVLGSPVVPARANDTAAGAIIGGAAGALIGGAVSGSAGGAVAGAVVGGTAGAIIGNQSDKNKKKGSYYFWSGGKCFYHYPNGQVVKVSKSYC; the protein is encoded by the coding sequence ATGCTTGCGCGTCTTTCCCTCGTCGCCCTGGTCGCGGCCGGCGCCGTCCTCGGCTCTCCGGTGGTGCCCGCACGGGCCAACGACACCGCCGCTGGCGCGATCATCGGTGGCGCGGCGGGCGCCCTCATCGGCGGCGCGGTCTCCGGCAGCGCCGGCGGCGCCGTGGCGGGCGCGGTGGTCGGCGGCACGGCCGGCGCGATCATCGGCAACCAGAGCGACAAGAACAAGAAGAAGGGCTCGTACTATTTCTGGTCCGGCGGCAAGTGCTTCTACCACTACCCGAACGGGCAGGTGGTGAAGGTCAGCAAGAGCTATTGCTGA